tagtatATCAATATTTTAGATGAACGGGCCTACATTTCTGTTATATTTctaaaatgttcctatatagcctatattaTAGCTTagatacaaatatttttttaaaataggACTCTATATGTAAACGGTATATAGGTAGGTTTTTGACAGATGTCAGTGTCGTTTGTATAAATGAAAAGATACTAAGCGGCGAAATGCATCCTCGATGGAATGGCCAGTTTAAGTACGAATCAAGAACATTTCCAGGTTGTTAGACTATACTTGACTTGATGCAAACTTTTAATTGGAACAGTACTTGGGCTACCACTGATGACCTTTCACAAGAACACAAGTACACACGTACAGAAAAGAAcgcaaattgagaaacggcttaCATTTATTTCTTTGGTGTTTACTTTTCCATGATAGCTGTATTATTGTTGTAGTTTTAACTACTGCAGATTAATTTGTTTATATCAGCATCATTGTAAATATATCAGATTGAACAGAATCATTATCATTCTGTCATCAATACAACAGGGGGATTGATGTCCTCGTACTTCCCACGGCAATGTCTGTGCACGGCCCTGCTCAGGAGTGATTCCCATGGAAATATACAAatgaaattgaattgaaattgaaccCTATTCATAAACACCTGGGTCAATATAATGATATTGCAACTGCAAAATGCATGAATATTAAAGGTGGCACATGGAGTAGTATGCTGATATTAATTAATGAAAAGATTATAGATAATGATGATCTTGATCATATTTGTTATTCAATGAATAGTAGTCAGCAGCATGCACCTTTTAACATTGGTTTGCCAGCCGCCAATAAACcaaagaaggagaagaggtcCCGCCCGGACACAATATTTTTCTTGCTTGCATGACCAAAGCCCTGGGTTAGTTAATTCTTGTCAGAGACATTCTTTCTGCTTAGAAATACTTTATTAAACCAAACATATGATAAGCCTGGATTAAGATATTGTATGTACAAACCTCAGACAATCGTATATACACAGTAACGCAAGTCTTTTCATTTAAAAGAAAAGCCTTAACCCTTTTTTATATTTCACTTTGATTTATTTACACATAATAAATGCCCCTGGTTATTTTAAAATAGTTTTTACACTTTATTGTACAAACAGAATCATGTGCTAGGCTGTTCTCAATGTAAACAAGACACATTCAATGCGCAAAATGTAATGATATTGAGCTAATTATTTGGTAATTCTGTCATTTTATCGGCAGGAAAAATGTCAATAATATAATCGATAGCATCCTCAAACCAATATAGTTGCTATGAACAATGTTTGCCAGACCATACCTCTGTTTGCAAGATGCTTCATATCAACAGtccctaacccctcccactcagtTCCCCGGCTTGCCTAGCTATTAGAGCAGTTAGAGTGAACAGAACTCTGTTATTGAGCTGAAAGTCTCTCGCCTACTAACTGTGAGGGCCTCAATCTTACATATTGCAGAGGTCAATGACATTTACATACATGCATGTTATCCCTCACTTGCATTCAACAATAAACGTATCAAAGTATGTACCATACAACACAGTAtcttaaataaaatattacaaTTGGATCTTCTATTTCATAGCAATTTTTGATCGTTTTATTCTTTTGAACACCTTTTTCAGAGACTGTTTAATTTCCTGAGTCTGTAAAACATAAATGAGTGGGTTCAACACTGGAGGTAGGACAGCAGCGAGAGACATATTAATGATCCTGACATTTGGAGGCACTTTAGCATCCAAAGCCAAAGTGAATAGAATTGGTAAGTAATAGATTGCCACTAAAATCATGTGAGCACTGCATGTTTTGAAAGCCTTCATTCTATCATGGGCTCCAGCTATTTTAGACAGAGCAACACCAATGGACGTGTAAGTGATCAAGATAAACAGCAATGGAACCCAAAGAATAATAGCTGGTAACACTTTGGCAAGTATATAATTAGGCCGATTGTCATTGCAGGCGAGTCGATAAAGTGGTGCATGGTCACAGAAATAGCTGTTGATAACAACAGACCTGCAGTAGGACAGCCGTGTTAGAAGCCCTACAGCTATCAAGTTGACAAGGATGGCAATAATCCAGCAAGCAGCTATCAGTGAGAACATGGTCTTCAGACTCACAATGATCTGATAACGTAATGGAAAGGTGATCGCCACTAGCCTGTCGAAGGAGAGTACAACCAGATTAAGAGACTGCATGGTGAGGGTCATATAATTAAAAAACTCATAAGTTAAGCAGTTGCTGTACGTGATGTACTTGTTGTTGAACCAGAACGTGTCGATAACCTTGGGCACCAGGGAGGAACTGCCGACCACGTCTACAAACGCCAAGTTAAACACTGCAATATACTTTGGAGTCTTGAGACTCTGGTCTAAGCAGATCAAGGCCATCACTACCCCGTTTTCCACCACTGACATGATGTAGAGCACcagtaaaaataaatagtaGTAGTTAACATGAGGGATTCCTGAAAAGCCACTGATAACGAAGTATGCTGGTCTCACAATAGTCATGTTAGAGTCCATTGTTTGTATCCAAGTTATGTTAGAGAGCTTGACCAGGTCCTCTCTCTTTACGTACTTCAATcactgtctctttttctctccctctgttcagGGAGATGTGTGGGGCAGCTTTATGTCTCACCCTGACAGTACATTGTCATCATCACCAGATACAGCCTCAGTAGCAGGCAGGAGGGGGGCCTCAGGGGCCTGGGCTCCAGCCCCttcgctctgattggctaaagtTCTCTCAcccaaaataaattaattaaatcatAAAATGATCCGATGTCTGAGCCAAGGCCCTATTCCATCCATGCATTGGATGAATGGATAAACTCTTTCACCCAGGAGACTGGAGTTCATGTcccatattattattttttaaatattattttcttaTTGGTTAGGCCAAGTAGTAACCAATAAAACTAACCCTGGACATGTAACAGTGATGGAGGGGATCAGTACTCCAGATATAGAGCTGCTGGCTGTAGGACTGAGGCCCTATTATCTGCCTCAGGATTTTCCTCActccattgttgttgttgttgatttagCATCCAGGGGGATAAAATAGAGATAGAAGCCTTGTACAAGTTGCCAGGAGTACACCTAAACAATAAACTGGACTGGACGGACAACACTGAGGCCAATGAGAGAGGGGCAGGCTGGTTGCAATCTGGTGAAGGGAGGGCTTTCGGCGCTTTGACGCACTTGTCTAATAAGTCCAGAGTGTCAAAACGATTTcagagaaaaagggaaaaagggATTGTTCGGGAATAATTGCCGTTTCATCTTCAGATTATTCCTGATGAGGGTTTAGTTTCAAGgctttgaatgtgtttgtttttattcacaTTGTCTTGGCAGCCCAAAGCAGCAGGAACTCAATGCAATTGTGTTTATAGAAGACTTTTCCATATAAATCCATGTACCTTACTCTTCCATTTTAGTGTCAAATAGCTTTGTCCCAGACATTTGAGATTTAAAGgctgtgttgcagggtttattttccaaagAATTTGTGCAAgttgcttgttggtaataaagatttaaaatgttgtttattgtgcgtaatgttgttaggtatcacaaaacggaatgtaatagaaaaagtaggtactattttagcggtttgctattgattctcatttcccccagaatgtattgcatgacgtcacgttggggagacacggaccaaagccgcattgagacccttgagagtagagactagcaagagagtgttcagcaggttatacagatacatagataaatacacagataatatatatagttagtatatgctacacgtgaacctcctaagatggcgcaatttgactggttcgctatctcaggatattgggcaatatccgatgattgacatctcaaactcgatattgttttcatcgcaaaatgtccgctaataacaacaaataacccgctaataaaaacaaataaatccctgcaaaaagtgttatcttgtttacttttggagtgttcacgtgtagcatatcctaaaacatttaattaacaattattcacctcaggctccgtgaataattgttaattaatagcctagatagatagatagcctagtcaagtctttattaataccaaacgacacacatcgtcgggaattcatttaggtgattcggctcacacagtatagcctacaagacaacacagaacaagggagacatgaagtctgactggacatacacaaaatacatcagattaaaactagacacatgcgttgatagatagatagatagacagatagaaagataattaaatatgttctattatttgccttgcggagccagccagtccAGTGCTCATAtacaaattagccatgtgcgcctaacaagcgaaagctaaaccagactgtatcaatcacatactttgggtccattctaacttatggtaaggggctagtctttaaatctttgcagtgactgaatgttgatgataaaaAGGATTGTTTAgcataagatgagtgtgtgcgactgtgtgtgtgtcctttccggcatactgcatggttatgaaggccttgtggttagttgtggtcttagtaaagcagcctagccttggagttggataagTAGGAGTACAggcgtgtgagagtgagagagagagagagcacccccgccgtggtgatgtttggcttgttgtgggctgtctgtcagcatccgCCGGGTTGAACGAtatgctttgtgtatgtgttcaatgtacatctgtctggtcgtatttgcggtagattgatgattaaataatgtcacaccacgatcggttataattgcaggcactcatttgcaagtgcactgattgcgtgTCCGATAGGCCAAGTTACCCCATAGCtagcattatgccttctatttctagatcttctgactaagtttaccggTACTTAAGACATAATCGCTGTCGCTAGATTTAAAtaaaacgttgactttcactcggtgctattcactgacagtaaaataataaataaaagtgtcgttattgtatgcactgctgttcattgactagtTCCAGCGCTCTGCGTTGCTAAATGAcagcaactctccactcattatcctctgaccatgcatttaattggtTTTGACCGCCATCAGTTCTCGGCAATACCCCATTCGCCCACTCATGTCTGACagcttttgaagtgccatccgcaacactcgtcATATGATGTCGAGTCGGGCTAATTAGAATAGCCCATGTGCAATGGAAAAACCAACTCTGCAAAGTCAAAAATTTCAGAGGACAAATTCGACATTATAGGTaagttatttcttccatattttaatttaacaatctaacaacaatttaacaacaggcttagcgagtgcattgcaaatacatgaaaagtagaaatacaagtcatcaatcaattagaccttcgatttggaacttggcccgacgatgtgtgcaaatctctcaacaacaacacttttgaaatcaggtatttctcaataacagctgttgaaatcaggtatgaaatcaggtacaattttaatacctgctgaaataaataaataaataggcttcAATGCCGAAAGATACAGGCGGAGTAATTCGACAACAACAGTGCCGAAAGATACAGGCGGAGTAATTCGACAACAATAGTCCTAGAATATGACCttggggcagactactttacgaccatgtgggcgtcttatagcgcggattgcaattcttattgcagcctgcagggttatgctaGAAACATACGGAAggacgcggtcgttgagctccaccgccccacattgcatgacacgttaaacaGAACTCAACTAGAATGgccaccatcaatttgataacaacagaccaaaaatagtcggaaagcctacagaaaaaatagatagttaatgtgacaatcacattattaataataaacttggatcaatgatttactgaggaactatttttttgggagcatgcttttgcagggagttcgccgccccacctacccatatggacggcacgcgcctgtatatatatatataaatatatcataacATCCTCCGAAGATGATTGATATATGACATGATATCGTTCTCAACAAACGGTGTTGCTTAGCCTAAAGCTCATCCGTTTTACCTTTGGAATTTCTCTACAGCAGACATTCTCCACTTCGTTGGGCATTGTGGCATAATTCCCACAGGTGCACCTAGGTAGTAGGGATGTTATAAGTTATAACAGTGTATTTTGACGGACAAATGTAGTCAACAATATGCCATGTCGGGACATAAAAGCTTGTTACGGACGCTTGAATAGTATGAGTAGTCTACTAGCTGCAAGCTAAGTCAGAAAAGCTGGGCTAAATACATGATGAATCGCGTgtgcatattaatattatagCATAAACAAAAACTTACCACTGTGAAATGTCCTGGTCCATTCTACGACTAACAGCGCGCTCGTCATTAGCGTCGTCAGCTCCATTATCGCTTTCGGGGTCCGACTCAGGCTCAAATTGGTACGGTAGCACTGAAGCCATagtagacagagtgacagagtgccTGAAGAGACGTCAGCACCCTGTCAGCACCAAGATTCTAAATGCCTCAAAATTCTAAGCAACAGGGTGTTTCACATAGGGGTTGTAATActcataatagggcccctttaagcCCTATATAAGATTAGAATAGATAAGATATTTTGTATACAAACTTCCGACAATTTACTCTACACAGTGACACGTAACTATtttcatttaaaataataacacacctttatattttactttatttacgCATTACTACAGCTCCTTGGTTATTTTCAAATAGTTTGAACAGTGTTTCACAAACAGAATCATGTTCCAGCCTGATTTAATGTAAACAAGATGTATTAAATGTGAAAATTGTAATGATATTGAATGAATAATTTGGGCATTCTGTTCAATCAAGATCTTAAGGAGGGggatttaatttatttgtttgttttaatcaaCAAACAGCTAACAAAGGAtgtacaataaaacacaatatcttcATGGCAGTTTGTGGTTGTTTTATTCTTGTGAATATTTCTTTGAGAGACTGTTTGTATGTAAAACATAAATGAGGCGGTTCAACGCTGGAGGAAGGACAGCAGCAAGAGACATTAATCATGCTGACATTTGGAGGTATTTTAGCATGTAATGTGAAAGCGATTAGAATAGGTTGTTAATAAATGGCCACCAACATAATTTGAGCACTGCAGGTTTTAAAAGTCTTTATTCTATCTTGGGTTTGGGCTATCTTTACCAAAGCTGTGCCAATGCACATGTACATAAGTGATCAAGATAAATAGCAATGGAACCCAAAGAATAACAGTTGTTGGCAAGTGTATTATCAGCCTGAATGTTATTGCATGCAATTCGACAAAGCAGCACATGGACACATAAATATCTGatatcaacaacaataaaatcTTTTAAGATCCCATTGTAACTTTTTGTCATATAGATCACACAAAATTACATTTCATTAACTTATCCAAATTAAATGGGTTGAGTTATTATTCTTCAGTTAGAAGGTTTTCATTCCAAAAATTCACTGATTATTGTTCAGACTACTATTACAAATGTTTTGCCTAACAAAAAATGTACACTTCAATACAATATCTGAAATGAAATATCACAAATTGATAATCTACTTCAATAAAATTTTTGATTGCCTCATTCTTTTGAAGACCTTTTTCAGAGACAGTTTGATTTCCTGAGTCTGTAGAACATAAATCAATGGGTTCAAAGCTGGAGGTATGACCGCTGCAAGAGAAAGACTAATTATCCTTGCATTGCGAGGCATTTTAGCGGCAACACTAAAAGTGACTAGAATAGGTAAGTAATAAATAATCACCAACATTATATGGGCACTGCATGTTTTAAAAGCCTTCATCCTATCTTGCACTCCAGCTATTTTAGCCAAAGCTGCACCAATGCACATGTAAGATATCAAGATAAAGAGCAATGGAGCCCAAATAATTAAAACTGGTAACACTATGGAAATTATATGATTGGGCCGATTGTCATTGCAAGCAAGTCGATAGAGCGGCCCATGGTCACAGAAATAGCTGTTGATAACAACAGACCTGCAGTAGGACAGTCGTGTTAGAAGCCCTACAACTATCAAGTTGACAAGGATGGCAATAATCCAGCAAACAGCTACCAGTGAGAACATGGTCTTCAGAATCACAATGATCTGATAGCGCAATGGAAAGGTGATCGCTATTAGCCTGTCAAAGGAGAGTAAAGCCAGATTAAGGGACTGCATGGTGAGGatcacataataaaaaaacaaataggtTAAGCAGTTGCTGTACGAGATGTACTTGTGGTCGAACCAGAACGTGTCGATAACCTTGGGCACCAGGGCGGAGCTGCCGACCACGTCTACAAACGCCAAGTTAAACACAGCAATATACTTTGGAGTCTTGAGACTCTGGTCGAAGCATATCAAGGCCATCACCACCCCGTTTTCCACCACTGACACGATGTAGAGCACcagtaaaaataaatagtaGTAGTTAACATGAGGGATGCCTGAAAAGCCACTGATAATGAAATATTCTGGCCTCACAATAGTCATGTTAGACTCCATTGTTTGATATCCAAGTGATGTTAGAGAGCTTGGCCAGCTCCTCTCTGTTTAAGTATTTCAAtcgatctctgtctctctttctctccctctctccagagtgATGTGCGGGGTGAGCAACTTTATGGCTCACTCTATAAAAGAGTGAGCCATAAACATTGTCCTCATTGTCATCAACACCAAATACAACCTCAGGAGCAGACAGGAGGGGGGCCTCAGGGGCCCGGGCTCTGGTCCCttcgctctgattggctaaagtTCTGTCGCCCAAAATAAATTAATTTCATTGTAAATATATCAGATTAAACAGaatccagtgtttcccctaccattgttcaggcctggcgggccgccaggccaacgagcgcccccgccaggccaacaaccggccaaaaaaaaaaaaaaaattaaaaaagagaaaaagatttttaaaaaataatttaaaaaaaaaaaaaaaatgcggtgTTGCGCGTGCGCAGATGATGCCCCATCATAACGGACAATCTGACAGCATTAAGtaatatcatcattagcatggcaccaccaaaaaaacgtaaaagggatgaaggacaaaaaggtatttcaaggttcttcctaaacacggtgccaaacgagagtacaggtggggaagaagggcgagtgacaggtgtggaggaacaagtcagaggggcagagggaggagatcATTATCTCCTCCCAACACTTGTCAGTGTTGAATCATTATCAAcctgtgatggctaagcaagtgttttatatggaaataaccaacaaatactctagcatcccgtgaaaaatgtataacaaatcacactatcagctcttaccaccgggcctaaaaaaaattctaggggaaacactggaatCCTTATCCTTCTGTCATCAATataactggggggggggggggtgtccccATACTGCCCCTCACAACTGACTGACCTGAtcagtggggtgttccacaaagccggttttatcacataaccgggtaagttaacccagggtttgcggtaaccctaggttttccattccaaaatgaacacggtgggccctatcttgcatccggcgcaagtgacttagtcactggcgcatgtgtcgttgctagtttacaactggcgcagagcgttcttttccaccagcgccactcgccggtaaattagggattgatcatgcgccgcaaggggcggttcggcggaaggaggaggcgtgttctggcgcaaacggtattctgccgtctctgaataccattgcactactgacca
The Gadus morhua chromosome 7, gadMor3.0, whole genome shotgun sequence DNA segment above includes these coding regions:
- the LOC115547858 gene encoding olfactory receptor 1C1-like, with the protein product MESNMTIVRPEYFIISGFSGIPHVNYYYLFLLVLYIVSVVENGVVMALICFDQSLKTPKYIAVFNLAFVDVVGSSALVPKVIDTFWFDHKYISYSNCLTYLFFYYVILTMQSLNLALLSFDRLIAITFPLRYQIIVILKTMFSLVAVCWIIAILVNLIVVGLLTRLSYCRSVVINSYFCDHGPLYRLACNDNRPNHIISIVLPVLIIWAPLLFILISYMCIGAALAKIAGVQDRMKAFKTCSAHIMLVIIYYLPILVTFSVAAKMPRNARIISLSLAAVIPPALNPLIYVLQTQEIKLSLKKVFKRMRQSKILLK
- the LOC115547147 gene encoding olfactory receptor 2A12-like, whose product is MPNEVENVCCREIPKREDLVKLSNITWIQTMDSNMTIVRPAYFVISGFSGIPHVNYYYLFLLVLYIMSVVENGVVMALICLDQSLKTPKYIAVFNLAFVDVVGSSSLVPKVIDTFWFNNKYITYSNCLTYEFFNYMTLTMQSLNLVVLSFDRLVAITFPLRYQIIVSLKTMFSLIAACWIIAILVNLIAVGLLTRLSYCRSVVINSYFCDHAPLYRLACNDNRPNYILAKVLPAIILWVPLLFILITYTSIGVALSKIAGAHDRMKAFKTCSAHMILVAIYYLPILFTLALDAKVPPNVRIINMSLAAVLPPVLNPLIYVLQTQEIKQSLKKVFKRIKRSKIAMK